The Solibacillus sp. FSL W7-1436 genome window below encodes:
- the cobI gene encoding precorrin-2 C(20)-methyltransferase — MTIGTLIGLGVGPGDPELITVKAFRMLKECPVIAYPQKLRGSKSYAQRIIDVYVNPAEKEMLGLVFPMTKDEDTLQEAWSKSADKIYAHLKEGRDVAFVTEGDPMLFSTYIHLMKLMKEMHPDVPMKSIAGISSFNGTANRLSIPLADGDDHVAMIPATSDMAEMRRVIETHDGIVFIKVAKVLDDMLDLLKEMNLLEKTHVVTKVTSDEEIIWNTNELRGAELNYLSCMVVRK, encoded by the coding sequence TACATTAATCGGATTAGGTGTTGGACCAGGAGATCCGGAACTTATTACAGTAAAAGCTTTTCGAATGCTGAAAGAATGCCCGGTCATTGCCTATCCGCAAAAATTGCGCGGCAGTAAATCGTATGCACAGCGAATAATCGATGTGTACGTCAATCCGGCGGAAAAGGAAATGCTTGGGCTTGTATTCCCGATGACAAAAGACGAGGATACATTGCAGGAAGCATGGTCTAAATCCGCAGATAAAATCTATGCACATTTAAAAGAAGGTCGGGATGTCGCTTTTGTAACAGAAGGAGATCCGATGCTTTTTAGTACATATATACACTTGATGAAATTGATGAAGGAAATGCATCCCGACGTCCCGATGAAGTCGATTGCTGGAATTTCTTCGTTTAATGGAACGGCCAATCGCTTAAGCATTCCATTGGCAGACGGCGATGACCATGTAGCAATGATTCCGGCAACTTCGGATATGGCAGAGATGCGCCGTGTTATCGAGACACATGACGGGATTGTGTTCATTAAGGTAGCGAAAGTACTGGATGACATGCTCGATTTACTTAAAGAGATGAACTTACTTGAAAAAACGCATGTCGTGACAAAAGTAACATCAGATGAAGAAATAATTTGGAATACGAATGAATTGCGTGGCGCGGAGCTCAATTACTTATCATGTATGGTGGTGCGAAAATAA
- the cobM gene encoding precorrin-4 C(11)-methyltransferase: MKKIWIIGAGPGDPELITVKGLKLLQQADVVMYTDSLVSETLVAEARADAEVIRTAGMHLQEMVDCIVERVNAGKTVVRLHTGDPAMYGATMEQVALLKNHNIGYDVVPGVSSVFAAAAAVGAELTVPDLTQTLILTRAEGRTPVPEREKLQALASHHCTIAMFLSATLTKKITKELQAAGWSDDTPVAVIQRASWPDQKIVRTTIAELDEAMRANGIRKHAMILAGWALDPTIHEKDYRSKLYDATFTHGFRKGVKVDD; the protein is encoded by the coding sequence ATGAAGAAAATTTGGATTATAGGTGCAGGTCCCGGCGATCCGGAATTAATTACCGTGAAAGGCCTTAAATTGCTTCAACAGGCCGATGTTGTCATGTATACAGATTCATTAGTTAGTGAAACTCTAGTTGCCGAAGCCCGAGCGGATGCAGAAGTGATCCGTACTGCAGGCATGCATTTACAGGAGATGGTCGATTGCATCGTCGAACGCGTCAATGCGGGGAAAACGGTAGTGCGTTTACATACAGGTGACCCGGCAATGTACGGAGCAACAATGGAGCAAGTTGCATTGTTAAAAAACCATAATATCGGCTATGACGTAGTTCCAGGGGTGAGTTCCGTCTTTGCTGCAGCCGCAGCCGTAGGAGCCGAATTGACGGTACCTGACTTAACGCAAACTTTGATCTTAACACGAGCAGAAGGACGTACACCGGTACCCGAGCGTGAAAAACTGCAAGCTTTGGCAAGCCATCATTGCACGATTGCGATGTTTTTAAGTGCCACATTGACGAAAAAGATTACAAAAGAGCTGCAGGCTGCGGGCTGGTCGGATGATACGCCGGTTGCTGTTATTCAACGTGCTTCATGGCCGGACCAAAAAATTGTTCGTACGACAATTGCCGAACTGGATGAAGCGATGCGCGCAAATGGAATTCGCAAACATGCGATGATTTTAGCCGGCTGGGCACTTGATCCGACTATCCATGAGAAAGATTACCGTTCAAAATTATATGATGCTACATTTACACATGGTTTCCGTAAAGGTGTGAAAGTCGATGATTAA